The following are from one region of the Nicotiana tomentosiformis chromosome 7, ASM39032v3, whole genome shotgun sequence genome:
- the LOC104094014 gene encoding L-type lectin-domain containing receptor kinase VIII.1-like, which produces MEVYPLLIVVFCFLDSNVFSVLSTTEFDFGTLALSSLKLLGDAHMGNNKIKLTRELAVPNSGAGKVLYSKPVRFRQPGLDFPASFSTFFSFSVTNLNPSSIGGGLAFVITPDDEFVGDSGGYLGIMDAKGTQNGNFAIEFDTLMDVEFKDINGNHVGLDLNSMVSTQVGDLDSVGVDLKSGDLVNSWIEYSGSTKKLNIFVSYSNLKPKEPFLSVTIDLSEYVNDFMFVGFCGSTQGSTEIHSIEWWSFSSSFDVNPKSPAAALPPPPPTASLMNPTADSVTSSPPSMAPSESNGTVNSEQKSSSSKCHNSFCKQGAGAVVGVVTAGAFFLAFATLVLVWLYSKKIKNVKNSENLGSDIIKMPKEFSYKDLKIATKGFDSTRIIGHGAFGTVYKGILSETGDIVAVKRCSHNGQGKAEFLSELSIIGTLRHRNLVRLQGWCHEKGEILLVYDLMPNGSLDKALFESRIVLPWLHRRKILLGVASALAYLHQECENQVIHRDIKTSNIMLDEGFNARLGDFGLAKQIEHDKSPDATVAAGTMGYLAPEYLLTGRASEKTDVFSYGAVVLEVASGRRPIEKETSGVGKFGLNSNLVEWVWGLHKEGRLLAAADSRLNGEFEEQEMRRVLLVGLACSHPDPMARPTMRGVVQMLVGEAEVPIVPRAKPSMSFTTSHLLMTLQDSVSDLNGMITLSTSSSENSFTGGGAVGMDLV; this is translated from the coding sequence atggagGTTTACCCATTACTTATAGTAGTGTTCTGTTTCTTGGATAGTAATGTGTTCAGTGTACTGTCAACTACTGAATTTGATTTTGGTACTTTAGCTCTGAGTAGTTTGAAGCTATTAGGAGATGCTCATATGGGTAACAACAAAATCAAGTTGACGCGTGAGCTCGCCGTGCCAAATTCCGGTGCCGGAAAAGTTTTATATTCAAAACCAGTAAGATTCCGGCAACCGGGTCTTGATTTTCCGGCGAGTTTCTCTACGTTTTTCTCATTTTCTGTTACAAATCTGAACCCTTCTTCGATCGGCGGCGGTTTAGCTTTTGTCATCACGCCGGATGATGAGTTTGTTGGGGACTCCGGTGGCTATTTGGGAATTATGGATGCAAAAGGGACCCAAAATGGTAATTTCGCAATTGAATTTGATACCCTTATGGATGTTGAATTTAAAGATATTAATGGGAATCATGTGGGGTTGGATTTAAATTCAATGGTTTCAACTCAAGTTGGTGATCTTGATTCTGTTGGTGTTGATCTAAAAAGTGGTGATTTGGTAAATTCTTGGATTGAATATTCAGGTTCAACAAAAAAACTGAATATTTTTGTTTCATATTCTAATTTAAAGCCCAAAGAACCATTTTTATCAGTTACTATTGATCTTTCTGAGTATGTAAATGATTTTATGTTTGTGGGGTTTTGTGGATCAACACAAGGGAGTACTGAGATTCATAGTATTGAATGGTGGAGTTTCAGTTCATCATTTGATGTAAATCCAAAATCTCCGGCGGCGGCGCTGCCTCCGCCGCCGCCAACGGCTAGTTTGATGAATCCCACGGCGGATTCGGTTACATCGTCGCCGCCTTCGATGGCTCCTTCGGAGTCTAATGGTACAGTGAATTCAGAGCAAAAAAGTAGTAGTAGCAAATGCCATAATAGTTTTTGTAAACAAGGTGCTGGAGCTGTAGTTGGAGTTGTAACTGCTGGAGCATTTTTCTTAGCTTTTGCTACATTAGTACTTGTTTGGTTGTATTCGAAAAAAATCAAGAATGTGAAGAATTCTGAAAATTTGGGGTCTGATATTATCAAAATGCCTAAGGAATTCAGCTATAAGGACCTCAAAATCGCGACGAAAGGTTTTGATTCGACGAGGATTATAGGGCATGGTGCATTTGGGACAGTTTATAAGGGGATTTTATCTGAGACTGGTGACATTGTAGCAGTGAAAAGGTGTAGTCATAATGGACAAGGGAAAGCTGAGTTTTTATCTGAATTATCAATAATTGGAACACTTAGGCATAGAAATCTTGTTAGACTTCAAGGATGGTGTCATGAGAAAGGTGAAATTTTATTAGTTTATGATTTGATGCCAAATGGTAGTCTTGATAAGGCATTATTTGAGTCAAGAATAGTACTCCCATGGCTACATAGGAGGAAAATTTTGTTAGGTGTTGCTTCAGCCTTAGCATATTTACATCAAGAATGTGAAAATCAAGTTATTCATAGGGATATTAAGACTAGTAATATTATGTTGGATGAAGGGTTTAATGCAAGATTAGGAGATTTTGGATTAGCAAAACAAATTGAACATGACAAATCTCCTGATGCAACAGTAGCAGCTGGAACAATGGGGTATTTGGCACCAGAATATTTGTTAACAGGTAGAGCAAGTGAAAAAACTGATGTTTTTAGCTATGGGGCAGTGGTTCTTGAAGTGGCAAGTGGGAGAAGGCCAATTGAGAAAGAAACAAGTGGGGTTGGGAAATTTGGATTGAATAGTAATTTGGTGGAATGGGTGTGGGGATTACATAAAGAAGGGAGGTTATTAGCAGCAGCTGATTCAAGATTGAATGGTGAGTTTGAGGAACAAGAAATGAGAAGGGTTTTGTTAGTTGGTTTGGCTTGTTCACACCCTGACCCTATGGCTAGACCAACAATGAGAGGTGTGGTTCAAATGCTAGTTGGTGAGGCTGAAGTTCCAATTGTTCCTAGAGCTAAACCATCTATGAGTTTTACCACATCTCATCTGTTAATGACTTTGCAGGACAGTGTTTCTGACTTGAATGGTATGATCACACTTTCCACTTCTTCATCTGAAAATAGCTTTACTGGTGGTGGTGCTGTTGGCATGGACCTAGTCTAG